A single window of Anomaloglossus baeobatrachus isolate aAnoBae1 chromosome 5, aAnoBae1.hap1, whole genome shotgun sequence DNA harbors:
- the LOC142311948 gene encoding oocyte zinc finger protein XlCOF29-like: MDRDRDKMVEKMLHLTLEILFRLTGEDYTVVKKTSSDRCQDPVSEGWGRPLSPITGPPPHPLIHEDINDQKILELTYKMIELLTGEVTLLRMLGHYTVTL, encoded by the exons atggatagggacagggacaagatggtggagaagatgttacacctcaccctagagatcctcttccggcttactggagag gattacacagtagtgaagaagacctctagtgaccgctgtcaggaccctgtgtctgagggatggggaagacccctgagcccaatcacggggccgccacctcaccccctgatacatgaggacatcaatgaccagaagatcctagaactcacctacaagatgattgagctgctgactggagaggtgacactgctgcgaatgctgggacattatacagtaacgctatga